A window of Mobiluncus massiliensis genomic DNA:
CAGCAGTTCTTTCACCCCCGAACCGGATTCGTTCATGAACGAGCCGGTGTGAGCCACGATAATCTTGGGGGCATCGACCCCGTAGCCCAAGCTCACTGTCGCCACGCGTGCCACCACTCCCGCACGCGCCAGAGACTGATTCCGATACGTTTGTCCAGATTGCTGTACGAAGCGATCAGTCACCATGTATCCGCAGTTGTGCCGGGTTCCGGCATATTTTTCACCGGGATTGCCGAGCCCCACCACGAGCCAGGTTCCCTCCTCGTCTACCAGACGAGAAGGATCCAAACGTGGTTCGTGAGTGGGGCTCATCAGCAATCCAAGCAAGTATCAGAAAACCGCTACTACTCAGCGGATTCTTCGGTTTCTTCCGCAGCCTCAGCCCCGGCAGATTCTTCTTCCGCCGCCGGCGCCTCAGGAATTTCAACTTCCTGCGGAGCGGCGACGCTCAAGACAATCGCTTCCGGATCGGTCTTGGCTTCCACGCCCTCAGGCAGCTTGATGTCGGCTACGCTCAACACTACACCGTCTTCCAAGCCATCCACGTTGACCTCGATCTTTTCCGGAATCGCAATAACCGGAGCGAAAATTTCCATGTTCAACAAGTCTTGGTTGGCAACCAAACCGGCCATAGGCTCGCCGATGATTTCGATAGGCACTTCCACGTCCACCTTTTCATCGGCCTTCACCAGCAGCAGGTCCATGTGCATAATCTGGCGCTTTACCGGATGGCGCTGAATGTCCTTGACCAGGACCATCGCCGGGTCTTTCAGTCCCTTCAGGGAAATAACGGCGTTCGCGTTGTCCTTCACCAGCAGGAAAGTGTCGTGGTAGGGCAGCAGCAAGTGCACCGGATCGGTGCCGTGACCGTAGAGAACTGCCGGAATCTTGTCGGCGACCCGAGCGCGGCGAGCAAAGCCCTTACCGAAATCCGTGCGCTGTTCGACTTGCAAAGTGGGGTTATCAGCCATGTTTTGTATCCTCCAAAATATGTAATCAGTTTGTGTTTTCCCGGGAGGACCGCGGAATTCTGTTGCAGGACTGCCTTTCCGAAGTATCGTTGCTCCCCTCACGGGTGAGCAGACGACTCCGTATTCCTGCCGTGAGGCAGAAAAACCCGCCATGCTCAAAAAGCAAAAGCGGGCGAAGGGCATCCAGCAAAGTTACCGGGCCGCGTCGATAACGGTTCACGCCGCGGAATAACCGCCACGTTCCCCCTCGCCGAGGCAACCCGACAATAATAGCGAAAACACCGCAATTTTGCTAATTTGTGAAAACACTAACCTCCCCCATTTCTCGCTGGTCAAATAGTAATCTGGCCAGATTCAATATTTGGGGATACCTAAAGGTAAAAACGTGAAACAATAGGTTTATGAATGAAACCATCGATGTCCAGCTCAAGCATCGCACTATTCGTGAGTTTAAATCGGATCCTATTCCCGAGGATACTTTCCAAACTCTGATGGACGTAGCCATGCACACCCCTACGTCCCGCGGGATTCAGAGTGCCTCAATTATTCGGATTAAGGATCAAGGAAAACGCGAAAAGCTGGCTGAAATCGGTGGTCAGGAATATGTTGCCCGCGCTCCGGAATATCTGCTGTTTATCGCGGATTTAGCCCGGGGCGCAGCTATTCTGGAGGAAATGGGCTTGTACCCCCAGTCGGCTGCCACGATAGATACGTTCCAGGAAGCTTTCACCGATGCGGTTCTCATGGTTCAAAACGTGGTAGTGGCGGCCGAGTCTTTGGGGTTGGGGGCAAATATTTTAGGCAATATCTTGAATGAGCCCAAGGGGGTTATCGAGGCTATCGGACTGCCCCCCCTACACTTTCCCGGTACTGGGCCTAACCTTGGGATACCCCGGCGAAGAACCGCAGATAAAACCGCGGATGCCCAAAGAGTTCCGAGTTATGACCGACACTTATATGCGTCCGGATTCCTATCTGGAAGCCCTCAAGGATTACGACGCGCAGATGCGCGAATACTATGACCTGCGCAATAAGGGCAGGCGTGAGGACAAGTTTACGAATCAAATCTTCCAGAAACTCGGCAAGGTACGC
This region includes:
- a CDS encoding 50S ribosomal protein L25/general stress protein Ctc — protein: MADNPTLQVEQRTDFGKGFARRARVADKIPAVLYGHGTDPVHLLLPYHDTFLLVKDNANAVISLKGLKDPAMVLVKDIQRHPVKRQIMHMDLLLVKADEKVDVEVPIEIIGEPMAGLVANQDLLNMEIFAPVIAIPEKIEVNVDGLEDGVVLSVADIKLPEGVEAKTDPEAIVLSVAAPQEVEIPEAPAAEEESAGAEAAEETEESAE
- a CDS encoding nitroreductase family protein encodes the protein MNETIDVQLKHRTIREFKSDPIPEDTFQTLMDVAMHTPTSRGIQSASIIRIKDQGKREKLAEIGGQEYVARAPEYLLFIADLARGAAILEEMGLYPQSAATIDTFQEAFTDAVLMVQNVVVAAESLGLGANILGNILNEPKGVIEAIGLPPLHFPGTGPNLGIPRRRTADKTADAQRVPSYDRHLYASGFLSGSPQGLRRADARIL